The Planctomycetaceae bacterium genome has a segment encoding these proteins:
- a CDS encoding DUF4153 domain-containing protein, which translates to MAAIGPDDDSLPLDDSLSAVQPEVTPAPVSKRELIVVALLVVLADVTIFRGEGYAAYAALFAIAPLLFWTGTPTRKVTFASSLVFLLLALVAARQLWSGSALLTLCGWGLLFAFSMALAGSCPFVLETLVFASQTVRSGFEGLKQYGKVLERRADAQQRRPWMNTGLPAAALLAFGTVFILANPDLVTIVSTRLQIVIDAISDWLSAFSFWEVVFWVAALWVSVGLIRPYVTAAPSVADESRPETPAAEAPLLIAFRNTLLSVIALFAIYLVFEFRTLWFREFPETFFRSGRVHKYAHEGAAWLTMALAMATVVLSLIFRGATLGDPRLPKIRKLAWLWSLENGLLAITVYHRLLIYIGYNGMTRMRVVGLLGISCVVIGFILVVWKIVFNRRFAWLLRRHLLTVALAVLLYALLPLDPMVHRYNVRRVLAGDLAPGVQISVHPITADGYLVLEPLLQSENETIREGIRSMLAERLIQCEQDASLSAESGWSAFQLADDMLLLRLREIRSRLQPFHDNESLRNNARRQFNEFLFQWY; encoded by the coding sequence GTGGCAGCGATCGGGCCGGACGATGACAGTCTTCCACTGGACGACTCGCTGTCGGCCGTCCAGCCCGAAGTGACGCCTGCACCGGTCAGCAAACGCGAACTCATTGTCGTCGCGCTGCTGGTCGTTCTGGCCGATGTCACCATCTTTCGAGGCGAAGGGTACGCGGCGTACGCAGCTCTGTTTGCAATCGCTCCGCTGTTGTTTTGGACGGGAACTCCAACACGGAAAGTCACGTTCGCGTCTTCACTTGTCTTCCTGCTGCTTGCGCTTGTCGCGGCTCGTCAGTTGTGGAGCGGTTCTGCTCTGCTGACGCTCTGCGGCTGGGGACTGCTGTTCGCCTTTTCCATGGCACTCGCGGGATCGTGCCCGTTTGTGCTGGAAACTCTGGTCTTTGCATCGCAGACGGTTCGTTCCGGATTCGAAGGACTGAAGCAATACGGCAAAGTTCTGGAACGCCGAGCGGATGCTCAACAGCGCAGGCCCTGGATGAACACGGGCCTGCCGGCGGCCGCGCTGCTGGCGTTCGGTACCGTGTTCATTCTTGCCAACCCGGATCTGGTAACGATTGTCTCCACACGCCTGCAGATTGTTATCGATGCGATCAGTGACTGGCTGTCCGCGTTTTCGTTCTGGGAAGTTGTGTTCTGGGTTGCGGCACTGTGGGTCAGTGTCGGGCTGATTCGCCCGTACGTGACCGCCGCTCCGTCCGTTGCAGACGAAAGCCGGCCGGAAACTCCCGCCGCCGAAGCGCCGTTGTTGATCGCGTTTCGGAACACACTGCTGTCAGTGATCGCCTTATTCGCGATCTATCTGGTATTTGAGTTCCGAACGCTTTGGTTCCGCGAATTTCCGGAGACGTTCTTTAGGTCCGGCCGAGTCCACAAGTACGCTCATGAAGGCGCCGCGTGGCTGACGATGGCTCTGGCGATGGCAACCGTTGTCCTGTCACTGATCTTTCGCGGTGCAACGCTGGGCGATCCGCGGCTTCCGAAGATTCGGAAGCTGGCATGGCTGTGGTCGCTGGAAAACGGACTGCTGGCAATCACCGTCTATCACCGGCTGCTGATCTACATCGGCTACAACGGGATGACGCGGATGAGAGTCGTCGGGCTGCTGGGAATCAGTTGCGTCGTCATCGGCTTCATACTTGTCGTGTGGAAAATTGTCTTCAACCGGCGGTTCGCCTGGCTGCTGCGACGACACCTGCTGACGGTTGCTCTGGCGGTGCTGCTGTACGCGCTGCTGCCGCTGGACCCGATGGTGCATCGCTACAACGTCCGCCGAGTGCTGGCCGGAGACCTGGCTCCCGGAGTTCAGATCAGCGTTCATCCGATCACCGCGGACGGGTATCTGGTACTTGAACCGCTGCTGCAGTCCGAGAACGAAACGATCCGGGAAGGGATTCGGTCGATGCTGGCGGAACGGTTGATCCAGTGCGAACAGGACGCTTCGCTTTCGGCAGAGAGTGGCTGGTCCGCGTTTCAGCTTGCGGACGACATGCTGCTGCTTCGTCTCCGGGAGATTCGTTCGCGGCTTCAGCCGTTCCACGACAACGAAAGTCTGCGAAATAACGCCCGCAGGCAGTTCAACGAATTCCTGTTTCAGTGGTATTGA
- a CDS encoding peroxiredoxin, with translation MSQAEELKVGDAAPAFELKGSDGKTYKLSDFKGKKAVVVAWYPKAFTGGUTKECLSLRASGEAIREFNVAYFTASCDSVEKNTEFAKSLDLDYVILSDPEKNVAKAYGVVHEGRDVPERWTYIIGEDGNIKFIDKKVKADSHGEDIVQQLEELKIAKKKPE, from the coding sequence ATGTCCCAGGCTGAGGAATTGAAAGTCGGCGACGCCGCGCCGGCGTTTGAACTGAAGGGCAGCGACGGGAAAACCTACAAGCTGTCCGACTTCAAGGGAAAGAAGGCCGTCGTGGTGGCCTGGTATCCCAAAGCCTTTACCGGTGGCTGAACGAAGGAATGTCTGTCGCTCCGTGCGAGCGGCGAAGCCATCCGTGAATTCAACGTGGCCTACTTCACCGCGAGTTGTGACAGCGTGGAGAAGAACACGGAGTTTGCAAAGAGTCTGGATCTGGACTACGTGATTCTCAGCGATCCGGAAAAGAACGTTGCCAAAGCCTACGGAGTCGTCCATGAAGGACGCGACGTGCCCGAACGCTGGACGTACATCATCGGTGAAGATGGCAACATCAAATTCATCGATAAGAAAGTCAAAGCCGACAGCCACGGCGAAGACATCGTACAGCAACTGGAAGAATTGAAAATCGCAAAGAAGAAACCGGAATAG
- a CDS encoding PadR family transcriptional regulator has translation MRRSNPEFLNGVPELLVLKLLSCRAMYGYEIVEAIRRESDQVFEFGEGSIYPILHRLEAEKLLTSRTETVNQRQRVVYRTTAAGKRRLGEISRRWNTVAEAIRTMLDGDSNAEPAVL, from the coding sequence ATGCGGCGATCCAATCCGGAGTTTCTGAATGGTGTGCCGGAACTGCTGGTACTGAAACTTCTTAGCTGTCGAGCGATGTACGGATACGAAATTGTCGAAGCCATCCGGCGGGAGTCGGACCAGGTCTTCGAATTCGGCGAAGGCAGCATCTATCCGATTCTGCACCGTCTGGAAGCGGAAAAACTGCTAACCAGCCGGACGGAAACCGTGAATCAGCGGCAGCGCGTGGTCTATCGCACCACGGCAGCGGGCAAGCGCCGACTGGGCGAAATCTCCCGACGCTGGAACACGGTGGCTGAGGCAATTCGCACGATGCTGGATGGAGACAGCAATGCAGAACCTGCCGTTCTTTGA
- a CDS encoding SDR family oxidoreductase yields MELQLSDHVVLVIGGASGIGMATARTFANEGARVAIWDRSEQVTAAAREVGDTCGVECRGIVVDITDEAGVAAAMAQTTELLGPVEHLVHAAAVGSGKFGFPFTNLKPCDWSRVLHVNIVGMTIVAHAVAPSMVRQSSGTMVFVASIAGQIGSQTDPPYSASKAANINFAQCLAKDLAPHGIRVNSVCPGMVRTALNQSVWQAWHDQTPEPDRLSYEEWAEQKIRTVTPLGKWQTADSVADMIVFLSSARAEHVTGQTINVDGGQVMHW; encoded by the coding sequence ATGGAATTGCAGCTTTCTGATCACGTCGTGCTGGTCATCGGCGGAGCAAGCGGTATCGGGATGGCGACCGCCCGAACATTCGCGAACGAAGGAGCGCGCGTTGCCATTTGGGACCGCAGTGAACAAGTCACCGCGGCTGCCCGTGAAGTCGGCGATACATGCGGCGTCGAGTGTCGGGGAATTGTCGTCGACATCACCGACGAAGCAGGTGTGGCAGCGGCAATGGCGCAGACCACGGAGCTGCTGGGGCCGGTCGAACATCTCGTTCACGCAGCCGCGGTCGGATCGGGGAAATTCGGTTTTCCATTCACGAATCTGAAGCCGTGCGACTGGTCACGAGTTCTGCACGTGAACATCGTCGGCATGACAATCGTCGCCCACGCCGTTGCGCCGTCCATGGTGCGGCAGAGCAGTGGGACGATGGTGTTTGTGGCGTCGATCGCCGGACAGATCGGATCGCAGACGGACCCGCCGTACAGCGCTTCGAAGGCGGCCAACATCAACTTCGCTCAATGCCTGGCAAAGGATCTGGCGCCGCACGGAATACGCGTCAACAGCGTTTGCCCTGGCATGGTTCGCACGGCATTGAATCAATCCGTTTGGCAGGCATGGCACGATCAGACGCCGGAACCGGATCGCCTGAGCTACGAGGAATGGGCCGAACAGAAGATTCGGACCGTGACTCCTCTTGGAAAATGGCAGACCGCGGATTCGGTGGCTGACATGATCGTCTTTCTGTCATCAGCCCGAGCGGAACATGTCACAGGACAGACGATCAACGTCGATGGCGGTCAGGTCATGCACTGGTAG
- a CDS encoding mechanosensitive ion channel, with translation MPIQAVRHDTTETHSARLRMLAATVTAVIVLTGVAQTNAQTSDGGRPKSPPSLFQITPLDRTFPNADSPLQIPSSRTSPSFDENAWQPLGGTRPADSTRSRLLPVPTSDSDDLRSAYYERQPQRQSPPVIQAAYGVTIPASQPPAAESIATEPSAVTAESGTEQNPVTAAVPGTGTDAEPVTALLSPEDIQQQRTLIEQTPELSDEVRSQALKLLQRAADSVRLSVESARRTSEWKAERDNAAAMIAEAKALLAQNSSNSDPAIPEGTTLAELEQFRLADEVRAEEARKNLEAWEARAKQRTDRKPQMPTIIEKARQQLADARKSLDAPAPEGEPAVLTQARQTDQMALVQLLQQQLDQYRIEQVRYEALAEWFPLQRDYLSRTRNTLEKRTEFWKSAVAEARRRESERQAQEARETLRNAHPALRDLAERNSELTQQRKALQERLAASTANLTAVNRTLDGLEHDFRNVVEKEARAGLTTGIGLLLRNQRNHLPSTEEYVRILSDTEAEIVRMQLEQMQLEDERDDLTDLDIRTQATLDEIQQSGVAMTDQIQNMVFELLRDRKRYLYDLLTDYGTCLLTLGELDVSSRRLTDRISEYENYIDERVLWIRSASGVDTGTLQRMVSATQVMASPRHWAGAGSQLIRDVQSRTPAYGLALMAGLGLLVFSRRIRILIRSLGRIQHRRTSVGIPSTLLALGLTVVLASWWPAVTWLVGWRMSSEGANDFTRSVADALQATAIVFWSVEVFRQLCRPQGIAETFLDWPVDIIRVLRIGLRRLLMAGLPLVFLVVVAERLDEGKWADSLGRAALVTFCVLLTVLLRGTVRPDGAGLGEILRSNPTGWMSRTKTIWYPVVVSAPIALAALALMGYVYTAQQLMLRLQLTLSLCVILTIAYTMITQWMLEARRRLAMEQARSRRAAAMAAAQQNGETSGNTIPAAEIPRVDLSVVNQQMLHLVQGAACVLFLTFGWMIWSRVLPALQILNRVELWTTAVTIAKSYDLGNGQSEIREVTQLQPIMLGALIVALGILGIAVLASRNLPGLLELSVLQRLPLDHGGRHAVTTLCRYALMLTGIVMACRTVGIGWSSVQWLLAALTVGLGFGLQEIFANFISGLIILFERPIRIGDVVTIDGVSGSVSRIQIRATTITDWDRKEYIVPNKEFVTGRLLNWTLSDKTNRVMINVGVAYGSDTEKALNLMLRVAEEHPLVMDDPAPVTTFEGFGDSCLNMVLRCYLPNLDNRLKVITDLHSAIDREFRKARIEIAFPQRDLHLRTVAPGVAAIPLEAPEEVSSSEEVPDETVRAGSRAA, from the coding sequence ATGCCCATTCAAGCCGTTCGGCACGATACCACCGAAACGCATTCCGCGCGTCTCAGGATGCTTGCAGCGACGGTCACCGCCGTCATTGTGCTGACCGGTGTGGCGCAGACGAACGCGCAGACCAGCGACGGCGGACGTCCGAAGTCGCCGCCATCGCTGTTTCAAATCACGCCGCTGGACAGGACGTTTCCGAACGCGGATTCGCCGCTGCAAATCCCGTCGTCGCGGACATCACCGTCGTTCGATGAAAACGCATGGCAACCTCTCGGCGGGACGCGGCCGGCCGATTCGACACGATCACGTCTGCTGCCGGTACCGACGTCGGACAGCGACGATCTGCGGTCTGCGTACTACGAAAGGCAGCCACAGCGTCAGTCGCCGCCGGTGATTCAGGCGGCGTACGGAGTCACGATTCCTGCGTCACAGCCACCCGCCGCGGAATCAATCGCGACAGAACCCTCAGCCGTGACGGCCGAATCCGGCACCGAACAGAATCCGGTTACCGCGGCCGTTCCGGGTACAGGAACCGACGCGGAACCCGTGACGGCGCTGTTGTCTCCGGAAGATATCCAGCAACAGCGAACTCTGATTGAACAGACGCCGGAGCTGTCCGACGAGGTCCGGAGCCAGGCGTTGAAGCTGCTGCAGCGCGCCGCGGATTCCGTCCGCCTTTCCGTCGAGTCAGCTCGCAGAACCTCCGAGTGGAAAGCCGAACGCGACAACGCGGCGGCAATGATCGCGGAAGCCAAAGCCCTGCTGGCTCAGAACTCTTCAAATTCCGATCCCGCGATTCCTGAAGGAACCACCCTGGCGGAATTGGAACAGTTCCGTCTGGCGGACGAAGTGCGAGCCGAAGAAGCTCGAAAGAATCTGGAAGCATGGGAAGCTCGCGCGAAGCAGCGAACGGACCGCAAGCCGCAGATGCCGACGATCATTGAGAAGGCAAGGCAGCAACTGGCCGACGCGAGGAAATCTCTGGACGCTCCGGCACCCGAAGGCGAACCGGCCGTGCTGACACAGGCCCGGCAGACCGATCAGATGGCGCTGGTGCAGTTGCTGCAGCAGCAGCTCGATCAGTACCGCATTGAACAGGTGCGCTACGAGGCGCTGGCGGAGTGGTTTCCGCTGCAGCGAGACTATCTGTCCCGCACCCGCAATACCCTTGAAAAGCGTACGGAGTTCTGGAAGTCCGCCGTTGCGGAAGCTCGCCGCCGCGAAAGCGAACGCCAGGCGCAGGAAGCTCGCGAAACGCTGCGCAACGCCCACCCGGCTCTGCGAGATCTGGCGGAACGCAATTCCGAACTGACACAGCAGCGGAAGGCTCTGCAGGAACGTCTGGCCGCCTCAACCGCGAATCTGACTGCGGTCAACAGGACTCTGGACGGCCTGGAACACGACTTCCGGAACGTCGTCGAAAAGGAAGCCCGCGCCGGACTGACAACCGGCATCGGTCTGCTGCTTCGCAATCAGCGCAACCATCTGCCGTCGACGGAAGAATACGTTCGCATCCTGAGCGACACGGAAGCGGAAATCGTCCGGATGCAGTTGGAACAGATGCAACTGGAAGACGAACGCGACGACCTGACGGACCTGGACATTCGCACGCAGGCGACTCTGGACGAAATTCAGCAGTCCGGCGTCGCGATGACCGATCAGATTCAGAACATGGTCTTCGAACTGCTGCGTGACCGAAAGCGGTATCTCTACGATCTGCTGACGGACTATGGCACGTGTTTGCTGACGCTGGGCGAACTGGATGTCAGCAGCCGCCGACTGACCGACAGGATTTCTGAATACGAAAACTACATTGACGAACGCGTGCTGTGGATTCGCAGCGCGTCCGGCGTCGATACGGGCACGCTGCAGCGGATGGTGTCGGCCACGCAGGTCATGGCCAGTCCGCGGCACTGGGCCGGCGCGGGAAGTCAGTTGATTCGTGATGTCCAGTCGCGAACTCCGGCCTATGGCCTGGCTCTCATGGCGGGACTTGGCCTGCTTGTGTTTTCACGGCGCATCCGAATTCTGATCCGCAGTCTGGGACGAATACAGCACCGGCGAACTTCGGTGGGAATTCCGTCGACACTGCTGGCGCTGGGACTGACGGTGGTGCTGGCTTCGTGGTGGCCGGCCGTGACATGGCTGGTCGGCTGGAGGATGTCGTCGGAAGGAGCAAACGACTTCACACGTTCCGTCGCGGACGCTTTGCAGGCGACAGCAATTGTGTTCTGGTCGGTGGAAGTCTTTCGCCAGTTGTGCCGGCCGCAGGGAATCGCGGAAACATTTCTGGACTGGCCCGTCGACATCATCCGCGTGCTTCGAATCGGCCTGCGGCGTCTGCTGATGGCCGGCCTGCCGCTGGTGTTTCTCGTGGTCGTGGCCGAACGGCTGGACGAAGGCAAGTGGGCGGATTCTCTGGGACGCGCGGCGCTGGTGACGTTCTGCGTGCTGCTGACGGTTCTGCTTCGCGGCACCGTTCGTCCCGATGGAGCCGGGCTGGGCGAGATCCTGCGAAGCAACCCCACCGGCTGGATGTCACGAACAAAAACGATCTGGTATCCGGTTGTGGTTTCGGCACCGATCGCACTCGCCGCGCTGGCATTGATGGGTTACGTGTACACGGCGCAGCAACTGATGCTGCGGCTGCAACTGACACTGTCGCTGTGCGTCATTCTGACGATCGCCTACACGATGATCACACAGTGGATGCTGGAAGCGCGGCGGCGACTTGCCATGGAACAGGCTCGTTCCCGCCGAGCGGCTGCGATGGCCGCCGCGCAGCAGAACGGAGAAACATCCGGCAACACTATTCCCGCCGCGGAGATCCCTCGCGTCGATCTGTCCGTCGTGAATCAGCAGATGCTGCATCTGGTTCAGGGAGCCGCGTGTGTCCTGTTTCTGACGTTCGGCTGGATGATCTGGAGCCGCGTGCTGCCTGCTCTGCAGATACTGAATCGCGTCGAACTCTGGACGACAGCCGTTACGATCGCGAAGTCGTATGACCTTGGGAACGGCCAGAGCGAAATCCGCGAAGTTACACAGCTGCAGCCGATCATGCTGGGAGCACTGATCGTCGCGTTGGGAATTCTGGGAATTGCGGTCCTCGCAAGTCGCAACCTTCCCGGCCTGCTGGAACTGTCCGTTCTGCAGCGTCTTCCGCTGGATCACGGTGGTCGCCATGCCGTCACAACGCTGTGTCGTTACGCCCTGATGCTGACGGGTATCGTCATGGCCTGCCGAACAGTCGGCATCGGGTGGTCCAGCGTGCAATGGCTGCTGGCGGCACTGACCGTGGGCCTGGGTTTCGGGCTGCAGGAAATCTTCGCCAACTTCATTTCCGGACTCATCATTCTGTTTGAACGGCCAATCCGCATCGGCGACGTCGTTACGATCGACGGCGTCAGCGGCAGCGTGTCACGAATTCAGATCCGCGCGACGACCATCACGGACTGGGACCGCAAGGAATACATCGTTCCCAACAAGGAATTCGTCACCGGGCGGTTGCTGAACTGGACATTGTCGGACAAGACGAACCGCGTCATGATCAATGTGGGCGTGGCCTACGGAAGCGACACGGAAAAAGCGCTGAACCTGATGCTGCGCGTGGCGGAGGAGCATCCGCTGGTGATGGACGACCCCGCTCCCGTGACGACGTTTGAAGGCTTCGGTGACAGTTGCCTGAATATGGTTCTGCGGTGTTATCTGCCGAATCTGGATAATCGCCTGAAGGTGATCACAGACCTGCATTCGGCAATCGACCGGGAATTCCGCAAGGCACGGATTGAAATCGCATTTCCACAGCGAGACCTGCATCTTCGCACGGTCGCTCCCGGCGTGGCAGCGATTCCCCTCGAGGCTCCCGAAGAAGTTTCATCGTCCGAAGAGGTGCCCGACGAAACCGTCCGCGCCGGATCCAGGGCGGCTTGA